In Saccharothrix violaceirubra, the following are encoded in one genomic region:
- a CDS encoding vWA domain-containing protein: MAPRLKARHRVRRPVVFLVSDCRPTDSATWAEAFAALVDPGWPPHPAVFAFGLGAVDLDTLDRIGTSRAFVGQDGILLRTALSVSVASSALRADHV, translated from the coding sequence GTGGCACCGAGGCTGAAGGCACGCCACCGGGTCCGGCGGCCGGTCGTCTTCCTCGTCTCCGACTGCCGCCCGACCGACTCGGCGACCTGGGCGGAGGCGTTCGCGGCCCTGGTGGACCCCGGCTGGCCGCCGCACCCCGCCGTGTTCGCCTTCGGCCTGGGCGCCGTCGACCTCGACACCCTCGACCGGATCGGCACGTCCCGCGCCTTCGTCGGGCAGGACGGCATCCTCCTTCGGACCGCGTTGTCGGTGTCGGTGGCGTCGTCGGCGTTGCGGGCCGACCACGTCTAG
- a CDS encoding AfsR/SARP family transcriptional regulator yields the protein MEFTILGLTSLRIGVIRHHLGARKQRALLALLLLHAKRSVPVETMIGILWPDHDPDRHRGNLQSLVSRIRRVLGNAGVDFALSNEGDAYRLDLDLRLVDYHRFLKMADSGRAEAAAGNHPEAKRVLTEAIGLWRGRPLADLPGEWAAKRRDFMEENDLLHAYHALFQTGIHLREYAEVLRELRPLLDRHPYDDALAGLWMTALDGLGDRHAAIAFYSQFRRRLTGEFGTDPSTELDRLHQRLLTKYTVDPGPTSRPAPDTRTYRFPREVSAFAGRSAQLDRLDSFLAASHAPQGMPLVTLHGMPGVGKTELAVHWAHRRRADFPDGMVLLDMGGHGGGEPVTPDNAISLLLGRLGIPPHRIPAEPDRRAAVLGRVLADRRTLLVLDNVRDAGQVRPLLDSTSAAFMLLTSRDRLRSLAIRDGAHTVAVPELTTDESLDLLRSTIKDERSPRDDAGLLELARLCGGLPLALKITGRHVADRPRETPGQLADQLKAHRDLLFRHEDDESISLRSVFSWSYQALSTDTARVFRTLGLLPGTRLGSEAVAALTGLTSTVATKHLDALAHVNLLDHDVVDRYRMHDLLHDYAATCAAETDPDEERNVAVERLLTWYAVTCSAVSRQLSPQSPPVPELPDVGVSPLSFASDQAAMEWCAQERANLVAATKLASANGFHDQAWRIPAGVQEVFERSGYHDDLLASHEWALESAHAVGDVEARLGTLNNLGVMYLNVQRLDDALRHLRQGLDLARSWGHEEGEAVCLHNVGRAHFGRGEIDVALEYYRQALAINKRLGGGEGEAFGHHGIGLAHLSLGNLAEAKANFAEALRLRVEINHVRGQGTTLTALAELHHDNGELDEALDYCRRALDAHRESGDRKETCHALAVLARIEFDLGDFRGAYERASHAAELAHELNDVHTQARSLHLLGHIDIASGRTRHAVIRWQQALSLYTSIDAPERLAVQEHLEALHYDGLA from the coding sequence GTGGAGTTCACGATCCTGGGACTGACATCGTTGCGGATCGGCGTGATCCGTCACCATCTAGGGGCTCGGAAGCAAAGGGCGCTGCTGGCCCTGCTGCTGCTGCACGCCAAGCGCTCCGTACCGGTGGAGACCATGATCGGAATTCTGTGGCCCGATCATGACCCGGACCGGCACCGGGGCAATCTCCAGTCGTTGGTGAGCCGGATTCGAAGAGTGCTCGGCAATGCGGGCGTCGACTTCGCCCTGTCGAATGAGGGCGACGCCTACCGACTCGACCTCGACCTGCGACTGGTCGACTACCACCGCTTCCTGAAAATGGCGGATTCCGGTCGGGCGGAAGCAGCCGCCGGCAATCACCCGGAAGCGAAGCGGGTGCTGACCGAGGCGATCGGGCTGTGGCGCGGACGCCCGCTGGCGGACCTGCCCGGGGAATGGGCCGCAAAACGGCGGGACTTCATGGAGGAGAACGACCTGCTCCATGCGTACCACGCATTGTTCCAAACCGGGATCCACCTGCGCGAGTACGCGGAGGTGCTGCGGGAGCTGCGACCACTGCTGGATCGGCACCCTTACGACGACGCGCTCGCCGGGCTCTGGATGACCGCGCTCGACGGCCTGGGCGACCGCCACGCGGCGATCGCGTTCTACTCGCAGTTCCGCCGGCGATTAACCGGCGAGTTCGGCACGGACCCGTCCACCGAACTCGACCGGCTCCACCAACGGCTGCTGACCAAGTACACCGTCGACCCGGGACCGACGTCGCGGCCCGCACCCGACACGCGCACCTACCGCTTTCCCCGTGAGGTCTCCGCGTTCGCGGGCCGGTCGGCGCAACTCGACCGGCTCGACTCGTTCCTCGCGGCATCGCACGCGCCGCAGGGCATGCCGCTGGTCACGCTGCACGGCATGCCCGGCGTCGGCAAGACCGAATTGGCCGTCCACTGGGCACATCGGCGGCGGGCCGACTTCCCGGACGGCATGGTGCTGTTGGACATGGGCGGTCACGGCGGCGGCGAGCCGGTGACCCCGGACAACGCGATCTCGTTGCTGCTGGGCCGCCTGGGCATCCCGCCGCACCGGATACCCGCCGAACCCGACCGCCGGGCGGCCGTGCTCGGCCGGGTGCTCGCCGACCGTCGGACCCTGCTCGTGCTGGACAACGTGCGCGACGCCGGCCAGGTCCGTCCGCTGCTGGATTCGACCTCGGCCGCGTTCATGTTGCTGACCAGCCGGGACCGGCTGCGTTCCCTGGCGATAAGGGACGGTGCGCACACCGTCGCGGTCCCCGAGCTGACCACCGACGAGAGCCTCGACCTGCTCCGCTCGACCATCAAGGACGAACGGTCGCCGCGCGACGACGCGGGCCTGCTGGAACTGGCACGCCTGTGCGGCGGCCTGCCGCTGGCGCTGAAGATCACCGGCAGGCACGTCGCGGACCGTCCCCGCGAGACACCGGGACAGCTCGCCGACCAACTCAAGGCCCATCGCGATCTCCTGTTCCGGCACGAGGACGACGAGTCGATCAGCCTGCGCTCCGTGTTCTCCTGGTCCTACCAGGCGCTGTCGACCGACACCGCGCGCGTGTTCCGCACGCTCGGTCTCCTGCCCGGAACGCGACTGGGCAGCGAGGCCGTCGCCGCGCTCACCGGGCTGACGTCGACGGTCGCCACCAAACACCTCGACGCGCTGGCACACGTGAACCTCCTCGACCACGACGTCGTCGACCGCTACCGGATGCACGACCTGCTGCACGACTACGCCGCGACGTGCGCCGCGGAGACCGACCCGGACGAGGAGCGGAACGTCGCCGTCGAGCGCCTGTTGACCTGGTACGCCGTCACCTGCTCGGCGGTCAGCCGGCAGTTGTCGCCGCAGAGCCCACCCGTACCGGAACTGCCGGACGTGGGGGTGTCCCCGTTGTCGTTCGCATCGGACCAGGCGGCGATGGAGTGGTGCGCGCAGGAACGGGCGAACCTGGTGGCCGCGACGAAGCTGGCTTCCGCCAACGGTTTCCACGACCAGGCGTGGCGCATCCCGGCGGGCGTGCAGGAGGTGTTCGAGCGCTCGGGCTACCACGACGACCTGCTCGCGAGCCACGAGTGGGCCCTGGAGTCGGCCCACGCCGTCGGTGACGTCGAAGCCCGCCTGGGCACGCTGAACAACCTGGGCGTCATGTACCTCAACGTCCAGCGCCTGGACGACGCGCTCCGACACCTGCGACAGGGTTTGGACCTCGCGCGGTCGTGGGGCCACGAGGAAGGCGAGGCGGTCTGTCTGCACAACGTGGGTCGAGCCCACTTCGGACGTGGAGAGATCGACGTCGCACTTGAGTACTACCGACAGGCCCTGGCGATCAACAAGCGACTCGGCGGCGGCGAGGGCGAGGCGTTCGGCCACCACGGGATCGGCTTGGCTCACCTCAGCCTGGGCAACCTGGCCGAGGCCAAAGCGAACTTCGCCGAGGCGCTGCGCCTGCGCGTGGAGATCAACCACGTGCGCGGCCAGGGCACGACCCTGACCGCGCTGGCCGAACTCCACCACGACAACGGCGAACTGGACGAGGCCCTCGACTACTGCCGCCGCGCGTTGGACGCACATCGGGAGTCCGGCGACCGCAAGGAGACTTGCCACGCGCTGGCTGTCCTCGCCAGGATCGAGTTCGACCTCGGTGACTTCCGCGGCGCGTACGAGCGGGCAAGCCACGCGGCCGAGCTGGCCCATGAGCTCAACGACGTGCACACGCAAGCGCGGTCACTACACCTGTTGGGACACATAGACATCGCTTCGGGTCGGACACGACACGCGGTGATACGCTGGCAGCAGGCCCTCTCCCTCTACACTTCGATCGACGCTCCCGAGCGCCTTGCCGTACAGGAGCACCTGGAAGCCCTCCACTACGACGGTTTGGCCTGA